The following are from one region of the Zonotrichia leucophrys gambelii isolate GWCS_2022_RI chromosome 1A, RI_Zleu_2.0, whole genome shotgun sequence genome:
- the SREBF2 gene encoding sterol regulatory element-binding protein 2: protein MEGGELAAENMDTLTELSDELTLGDIDEMLQFVNNQGGDFTDLFMDPLSSTFQGSSGGGSSSGTLEPQLQQPFSQVQLQTFPAPPASPQLQSLPVKAAQTAPAAPPRSAPVLQPRPSVQPQLQQQAVMITPTFSSAPQTRIIQQPVIYQNAATSFQVLQPQVQSLVTSSQVQPVTIQQQVQTVQAQRVLTQAANGTIQTLTPATVQTVAAPQVQQVPVLVQPQIIKTDSLVLTTLKTDGNPVMAAVQNPALTALTAPIQTTALQTLVGSNGTILTTMPVMVGQEKVPIKQVPGGVKQPEPPKEGERRTTHNIIEKRYRSSINDKIIELKDLVMGTDAKMHKSGVLRKAIDYIKYLQQANHKLRQENMVLKLANQKNKLLKGIDLSSLVDNDVDLKIDDFNQNVLLMSPPASDSGSPAGFSPYSIDSEPGSPLLDDAKVKDDPDSPPVALGMVDRSRILLCALTFLCLSFNPLTSLLDVRGSPESDSLVRHGSGRSMLTIDSDAAGWFGWVMPTLILWLVNGVIVLSVFIKLLVHGEPVTRLHSRSSVTFWRHRKQADLDLARGDFAAAASNLQTCLSVLGRALPASRLDLACSLSWNVIRYSLQKLALVRWLLKRTSHQWRAREATAGFEDEAKTSARDAALAYHKLHQLHITGKLPSSSAYSGLHMALCAVNLAECAEEKIPPSTMAEIHLTAAVGLKTRCGGKLGFLASYFLSQAQSLCSSERSAIPDSLRWLCHPLGQKFFVERSWMVKSAAKESLYCTQRNPADPIAQVHQAFCENLLERAVDSLVKPQTRKEVAGQEEEESCEFSGAMEYLKLLNSFLDSMGSGAPPFASNSVLKSALGPDVVCRWWSAAVAMAIAWLRGDDAAVRSHFAEVERMPKSLEMSENALVKATFYMCKAMQASLSGKADGQQSSLGHCERASSHLWNSLNMSSGTSSTVLNNMIQLLACDLLLSLRTSLWQKQANASQALGETYHASAPELTGFQRDLGSLRKLAHSFRPAYRKVFLHEATVRLMAGASPTRTHQLLEHSLRRRTPQSSKQGELDTLPGQRERATAILLACRHLPLSFLSSPGQRAVLLAEAARTLEKVGDKRSCNDCQQMIVKLSGGTAIAAS, encoded by the exons ATGGAGGGCGGCGAGCTGGCCGCCGAAAACATGGACACGCTGACTGAGCTGAGCGACGAGCTCACCCTGGGCGACATCGACG agatgctgcagttTGTCAATAACCAGGGAGGAGACTTCACGGACCTGTTTATGGATCCCTTGTCCAGCACCTTCCAGGGCAGCAGCGGcggtggcagcagcagcgggacCCTGGAGCCGCAGTTGCAGCAGCCCTTCAGCCAGGTGCAGCTGCAGACCTTCCCTGCACCCCCTGCATCCccccagctgcagagcctgcccGTGAAGGCGGCGCAGACGGcgcctgcagcccctcctcgcTCGGCGCCGGTCCTGCAGCCGCGGCCCTCggtgcagcctcagctccagcagcaggccGTCATGATCACACCAAccttcagctctgctccccagacCAGGATTATCCAGCAGCCTGTCATCTACCAGAATGCAGCCACAAGCTTCCAAG TTCTCCAGCCTCAGGTCCAGAGCCTGGTGACATCCTCGCAGGTCCAGCCGGTGACAATCCAGCAGCAGGTGCAGACGGTGCAGGCCCAGCGAGTGCTGACACAGGCTGCCAACGGCACCATCCAGACCTTAACGCCTGCCACGGTCCAGACTGTTGCTGCACCACAGGTTCAGCAAGTTCCA GTTCTCGTCCAACCTCAGATCATAAAAACGGATTCCCTGGTGTTGACAACTCTGAAAACAGATGGCAATCCTGTTATGGCTGCAGTACAGaacccagcactgacagcactcACTGCTCCCATTCAgaccacagctctgcag ACCCTTGTTGGGAGCAATGGGACCATTTTGACCACAATGCCAGTGATGGTGGGACAAGAAAAGGTGCCTATTAAACAAGTTCCTGGGGGTGTCAAGCAACCTGAACCACCCaaagaaggagagaggagaacaACTCACAACATCATTGAAAAGCGCTACCGGTCGTCCATAAATGACAAAATCATTGAGCTGAAGGACCTGGTCATGGGGACAGATGCCAAG ATGCACAAGTCTGGAGTCCTGAGAAAAGCCATTGACTACATTAAATACCTGCAGCAAGCTAACCATAAGCTGAGGCAGGAGAACATGGTTCTGAAGCTGGCTAACCAAAAAAACA agctgttgaAGGGCATTGACCTGAGCAGTCTGGTTGACAACGATGTAGACCTGAAGATTGATGACTTCAACCAGAACGTGCTGCTGATGTCTCCTCCAGCATCTGATTCAGGATCTCCGGCTGGCTTCTCTCCCTATTCCATTGATTCAGAGCCAGGAAGCCCTCTCCTTGATGATGCAAAG GTTAAAGACGACCCTGACTCCCCTCCTGTGGCGCTTGGTATGGTGGATCGCTCTCGAATCCTCCTGTGTGCTCTCACATTCCTTTGCCTTTCCTTCAATCCGCTGACGTCCCTCCTGGACGTGCGAGGGAGCCCCGAGTCCGACAGCCTGGTGCGCCATGGCTCCGGCAGGAGCATGCTGACCATCGACTCAG ATGCAGCTGGTTGGTTCGGTTGGGTGATGCCCACGCTAATCCTGTGGCTCGTGAATGGAGTGATTGTACTGAGTGTGTTCATAAAGCTCCTCGTGCACGGAGAGCCGGTGACCCGGCTGCACTCAAGGTCCTCGGTCACCTTCTGGAGGCACCGCAAGCAAGCGGACCTGGATTTGGCACGG GGTGattttgctgcagctgcatcaAACCTGCAGACTTGCCTGTCAGTACTCGGGCGAGCACTGCCGGCTTCCCGCCTGGACTTGgcctgcagcctgtcctggaATGTGATCCGCTACAGCCTGCAGAAGCTGGCCCTGGTGCGGTGGCTGCTGAAGAGGACTTCTCATCAGTGGCGGGCGAGGGAGGCCACCGCTGGATTCGAGGATGAGGCCAAGACCAGTGCTCGGGATGCTGCCCTAGCATATCACAAGCTCCATCAGCTCCACATAacag GTAAACTTCCCTCCAGCTCAGCTTACTCGGGCTTGCACATGGCATTGTGTGCTGTGAATCTGGCTGAgtgtgcagaagaaaaaatcccacccagcacaATGGCAGAAATCCACCTGACGGCAGCAGTTGGCTTGAAAACCCGCTGTGGAGGCAAGCTTGGTTTCCTGGCG AGCTACTTTCTCAGCCAGGCTCAGAGCCTGTGCAGCTCAGAGCGCAGTGCCATTCCTGACTCGTTGCGTTGGCTGTGCCACCCCCTGGGACAGAAGTTTTTTGTGGAGCGAAGCTGGATGGTGAAGTCTGCTGCGAAGGAGAGCCTGTACTGCACGCAAAGGAATCCTG CGGATCCCATTGCACAGGTCCATCAGGCATTCTGTGAGAACCTGCTGGAGCGAGCAGTGGATTCACTTGTGAAGCCTCAGACTAGGAAAGAGGTAGCAGGACAAGAGGAGGAGGAGTCATG TGAATTCTCGGGTGCCATGGAATACCTGAAGTTGCTCAACTCCTTCTTGGACTCAATGGGAAGTGGAGCCCCACCCTTTGCCAGCAATTCCGTACTCAAGTCTGCCCTGG GTCCCGACGTGGTGTGCCGGTGGTGGTCGGCAGCCGTGGCCATGGCCATCGCTTGGCTCAGAGGGGACGATGCAGCTGTGAGGTCACATTTTGCAGAAGTGGAGCGCATGCCAAAGTCCCTGGAGATGTCAGA GAATGCCCTGGTGAAAGCTACCTTCTACATGTGTAAAGCTATGCAGGCCTCTCTGTCTGGAAAGGCAGATggacagcagagctccctgggtCACTGTGAGAGGGCCAGCAGTCACTTGTGGAACAGCCTCAACATGAGCAGTGGCACGTCCAGCACTGTCCTCAACAAT ATGATCCAGCTGCTGGCCTGTGACTTGCTGCTCTCGCTCCGCACCAGCCTGTGGCAGAAGCAGGCCAACGCCAGTCAGGCACTGGGGGAGACCTACCACGCCTCGGCCCCCGAGCTGACGGGCTTCCAGCGCGACCTGGGCAGCCTGCGCAAGCTGGCCCACAGCTTCAGGCCTGCCTACCGCAAG
- the CCDC134 gene encoding coiled-coil domain-containing protein 134 yields MDFLIICPFLLALLLSQGSFTDLEKQRVDSGLEIYKKLFEVKRKDQMNALKNLIELNDINQQYKIIDIMLKGLFKVLEDSRAVLISADVPPDGPFPQDEKIKDAYSHVVENTAFFGDVVLRFPKIVHHYFDRNSNWNSLIRWGIGFCNLTGVFEQGPHSQVLRLMAQELGISEKSPDYRNPFKTDQSEFFPSADTFQKALRDEEKRRKKEEKRKEIRKGPRISRSQSEL; encoded by the exons ATGGATTTTCTCATCATCTGTCCCTTTCTGCTGGCcttgctgctgtcccagggcagcttCACAGACCTGGAGAAACAGAGAGTAGACTCTGGCTTGGAAATCT ATAAGAAGCTGTTTGAGGTGAAGCGCAAGGACCAGATGAATGCTCTGAAGAACTTGATTGAGCTCAATGACATCAACCAGCAGTACAAAATCATTGATATCATGCTCAAGGGACTCTTCAAA GTGCTGGAGGACTCCCGTGCTGTGCTCATCTCTGCTGATGTTCCTCCTGATGGGCCCTTCCCTCAGGATGAGAAGATAAAGGATG catACTCCCACGTGGTGGAGAACACTGCCTTCTTCGGGGACGTGGTCCTGCGCTTCCCCAAGATTGTGCACCACTACTTCGACCGCAACTCCAACTGGAACAGCCTCATCCGCTGGGGCATCGGCTTCTGCAACCTGACGGGTGTGTTCGAGCAGGGACCCCACTCCCAGGTCCTGCGGCTG ATGGCTCAGGAGCTAGGAATCAGTGAGAAATCACCGGATTACCGCAATCCCTTTAAAACGGACCAGTCAGAG TTTTTTCCCAGTGCTGACACCTTTCAGAAGGCGCTGCGGGatgaggagaagaggaggaagaaggaagagaagcgGAAGGAGATCCGCAAGGGCCCACGCATCTCCCGCTCACAGTCGGAGCTGTAG